Proteins from a genomic interval of Burkholderia cepacia GG4:
- the rpsH gene encoding 30S ribosomal protein S8 — translation MSMSDPIADMLTRIRNAQMVEKVSVAMPSSKVKVAIAQVLKDEGYIDDFAVKAEGAKSELNIALKYYAGRPVIERLERVSKPGLRVYRGRNDIPQVMNGLGVAIVSTPKGVMTDRKARATGVGGEVICYVA, via the coding sequence ATGAGCATGAGTGATCCTATCGCCGATATGCTGACTCGCATCCGCAACGCGCAGATGGTCGAGAAGGTATCGGTTGCGATGCCCTCGTCGAAGGTCAAGGTTGCAATCGCGCAAGTCCTCAAGGACGAAGGTTATATCGACGATTTCGCTGTCAAGGCGGAAGGTGCGAAGTCCGAACTGAATATCGCGCTGAAGTACTACGCAGGTCGCCCGGTTATCGAACGCCTCGAGCGCGTGTCGAAGCCTGGTCTGCGCGTGTACCGCGGCCGTAACGACATTCCGCAGGTCATGAATGGCCTCGGTGTGGCAATCGTGTCGACGCCGAAGGGCGTGATGACCGACCGCAAGGCGCGCGCTACCGGCGTCGGCGGCGAAGTCATCTGCTACGT
- the rpsN gene encoding 30S ribosomal protein S14, translating into MAKLALIEREKKRARLVAKFAAKREALKAIVEDQSKSEEERYEARLELQQLPRNANPTRQRNRCAITGRPRGTFRKFGLARNKIREIAFRGEIPGLTKASW; encoded by the coding sequence GTGGCTAAACTGGCACTGATCGAACGTGAAAAGAAGCGCGCCCGCCTGGTCGCGAAGTTCGCAGCAAAGCGCGAAGCGCTGAAGGCGATCGTCGAAGACCAAAGCAAGTCGGAAGAAGAGCGCTACGAAGCACGCCTGGAGCTGCAGCAACTGCCCCGCAACGCAAACCCGACCCGCCAGCGTAACCGCTGCGCGATCACGGGCCGTCCGCGTGGCACGTTCCGTAAATTCGGCCTCGCGCGTAACAAGATTCGTGAAATCGCATTCCGTGGCGAGATTCCTGGCCTGACCAAGGCGAGCTGGTAA
- the rplE gene encoding 50S ribosomal protein L5, with protein MARFQEFYKEKVVPGLIEKFGYKSVMEVPRITKITLNMGLGEAIADKKIIENAVGDLTKIAGQKPVVTKARKAIAGFKIRQGYPIGAMVTLRGQAMYEFLDRFVTVALPRVRDFRGVSGRAFDGRGNYNIGVKEQIIFPEIDYDKIDALRGLNISITTTAKTDDEAKALLASFKFPFRN; from the coding sequence ATGGCTCGTTTTCAAGAGTTTTACAAAGAAAAGGTTGTGCCCGGCCTGATCGAGAAGTTCGGTTACAAGTCGGTCATGGAAGTGCCGCGCATCACCAAGATCACGCTGAACATGGGTCTTGGCGAAGCGATCGCTGACAAGAAGATCATCGAGAACGCCGTTGGCGACCTCACGAAGATCGCCGGCCAGAAGCCGGTCGTCACGAAGGCTCGCAAGGCAATCGCAGGCTTCAAGATCCGCCAGGGTTACCCGATCGGCGCGATGGTGACGCTGCGTGGCCAGGCGATGTACGAATTCCTCGACCGTTTCGTGACGGTTGCCCTGCCCCGCGTGCGAGATTTCCGCGGCGTGTCGGGTCGTGCTTTCGATGGCCGTGGCAACTACAACATCGGTGTGAAAGAGCAGATCATTTTCCCCGAAATCGACTACGACAAGATCGACGCACTGCGTGGGCTGAACATCAGCATCACGACGACTGCGAAGACCGACGACGAAGCAAAGGCTCTGCTCGCCAGCTTCAAGTTCCCGTTCAGAAACTGA
- the rplX gene encoding 50S ribosomal protein L24 gives MNKIRKGDEVIVVTGKDKGKRGVVLAVGAEHVTVEGINLVKKHVKPNPMKGTTGGVEAKTMPLHISNVALVDANGKASRVGIKVEEGKKVRFLKTTGAVLSA, from the coding sequence ATGAACAAGATTCGCAAGGGTGACGAAGTCATCGTCGTCACTGGCAAAGACAAGGGCAAGCGCGGCGTCGTGCTGGCTGTCGGTGCTGAACATGTGACGGTTGAAGGTATCAACCTCGTCAAGAAGCATGTGAAGCCGAACCCGATGAAGGGTACGACGGGCGGCGTGGAAGCGAAGACGATGCCCCTGCATATTTCGAACGTCGCACTGGTCGACGCGAATGGCAAGGCGTCGCGTGTTGGCATCAAGGTCGAGGAAGGCAAGAAGGTTCGCTTCCTGAAGACGACCGGTGCCGTACTGAGCGCCTGA
- the rplN gene encoding 50S ribosomal protein L14 produces MIQTESRLEVADNTGAREVMCIKVLGGSKRRYAGIGDIIKVTVKEATPRGRVKKGEIYNAVVVRTAKGVRRQDGSLIKFDGNAAVLLNNKLEPIGTRIFGPVTRELRSERFMKIVSLAPEVL; encoded by the coding sequence ATGATCCAGACCGAATCTCGGCTCGAAGTAGCCGACAACACGGGTGCACGTGAAGTCATGTGCATCAAGGTGCTCGGCGGCTCGAAGCGTCGTTATGCCGGCATTGGCGACATCATCAAGGTGACCGTCAAAGAGGCAACGCCGCGCGGGCGCGTGAAGAAAGGCGAAATTTACAACGCCGTGGTGGTCCGCACCGCCAAGGGTGTTCGCCGTCAAGACGGCTCGCTGATCAAGTTCGACGGCAACGCCGCTGTGCTTTTGAATAACAAGCTTGAGCCGATCGGCACCCGCATCTTCGGGCCGGTGACGCGTGAGCTGCGTAGCGAACGATTCATGAAGATCGTTTCGCTGGCGCCGGAAGTGCTGTAA
- the rpsQ gene encoding 30S ribosomal protein S17 gives MNDSVKTSLKRTLVGRVVSNKMDKTVTVLIEHRVKHPIYGKYVVRSKKYHAHDEANTCNEGDLVEIQETRPVSKTKAWTVSRLVEAARVI, from the coding sequence ATGAACGATAGCGTGAAAACCTCGCTGAAGCGGACGCTGGTCGGTCGGGTCGTCAGCAACAAGATGGACAAGACCGTCACCGTGCTGATCGAGCACCGCGTCAAGCACCCGATCTACGGCAAGTATGTCGTGCGCTCGAAGAAGTACCACGCGCATGATGAAGCGAACACCTGCAACGAAGGCGATCTCGTCGAAATCCAGGAAACCCGTCCTGTTTCGAAGACGAAGGCCTGGACGGTGTCGCGCCTCGTCGAAGCAGCTCGCGTCATCTAA
- the rpmC gene encoding 50S ribosomal protein L29 — MKASELLQKDQAALNKELADLLKAQFGLRMQLATQQLTNTSQLKKVRRDIARVRTVMTQKANQK; from the coding sequence ATGAAGGCTTCCGAACTTCTCCAGAAAGACCAGGCCGCGCTCAACAAGGAGCTGGCGGACCTGCTGAAGGCGCAATTCGGCCTGCGCATGCAACTCGCGACCCAGCAACTCACGAACACGAGCCAGCTGAAGAAGGTTCGTCGCGACATCGCACGTGTGCGGACCGTCATGACTCAGAAGGCGAACCAGAAATGA
- the rplP gene encoding 50S ribosomal protein L16 — MLQPKRRKYRKEQKGRNTGKATRGNAVSFGDFGLKAIGRGRLTARQIEAARRAMTRHIKRGGRIWIRIFPDKPISQKPAEVRMGNGKGNPEYYVAEIQPGKMLYEMDGVTEELAREAFRLAAAKLPLKTAFIVRQLGA, encoded by the coding sequence ATGCTGCAACCGAAACGCAGAAAGTATCGTAAAGAGCAGAAGGGTCGTAACACCGGCAAGGCGACGCGCGGCAACGCAGTGTCGTTCGGTGACTTCGGCCTGAAGGCTATCGGTCGCGGTCGTTTGACCGCACGCCAGATTGAAGCGGCGCGTCGTGCAATGACGCGTCACATCAAGCGTGGCGGCCGCATCTGGATCCGGATCTTCCCGGACAAGCCGATTTCGCAAAAGCCGGCAGAAGTGCGTATGGGTAACGGTAAGGGTAACCCGGAGTACTACGTCGCCGAGATCCAGCCGGGCAAGATGCTCTATGAAATGGACGGCGTAACCGAAGAACTGGCACGCGAAGCGTTCCGTCTGGCTGCAGCCAAGCTGCCGCTGAAGACGGCGTTCATCGTGCGCCAGCTCGGCGCCTAA
- the rpsC gene encoding 30S ribosomal protein S3, translated as MGQKIHPTGFRLAVSRNWASRWYANNNNFAAMLQEDIGVREYLKKKLKNASVGRVVIERPAKNARITIYSSRPGVVIGKKGEDIEQLKTELQRRMGVPVHVNIEEIRKPETDAQLIADSITQQLERRIMFRRAMKRAMQNAMRLGAQGIKIMSAGRLNGIEIARTEWYREGRVPLHTLRADIDYATSEAKTTYGIIGVKVWVYKGDTLGRNDAPVVEEVAEDKRPRRNARPGDRRPRRDGEGGAPGARRGAPRRGAGKPEDGKTGE; from the coding sequence ATGGGACAGAAAATTCATCCGACTGGCTTCCGCCTGGCTGTCAGCCGCAATTGGGCTTCGCGTTGGTACGCGAACAACAACAATTTCGCGGCGATGCTGCAGGAAGACATCGGTGTTCGTGAATACCTGAAGAAGAAGCTGAAGAACGCTTCGGTCGGTCGGGTCGTCATCGAGCGTCCGGCGAAGAACGCGCGCATCACGATTTACAGCTCGCGTCCGGGTGTGGTCATCGGCAAGAAGGGCGAGGATATCGAACAGCTGAAGACGGAACTGCAACGCCGCATGGGCGTGCCGGTTCACGTCAACATCGAAGAAATCCGCAAGCCGGAAACCGATGCGCAGCTGATCGCTGACTCGATCACGCAACAGCTCGAGCGCCGGATCATGTTCCGTCGCGCGATGAAGCGTGCGATGCAGAACGCGATGCGTCTGGGTGCTCAAGGCATCAAGATCATGAGCGCAGGCCGTCTGAACGGTATCGAAATCGCTCGTACGGAGTGGTATCGCGAAGGTCGCGTGCCCCTTCACACGCTGCGTGCTGATATCGACTACGCGACTTCGGAAGCGAAGACGACTTACGGGATCATCGGCGTCAAGGTGTGGGTCTACAAGGGCGATACGCTCGGCCGCAACGACGCACCGGTGGTGGAAGAAGTAGCCGAAGACAAGCGTCCGCGTCGCAATGCGCGTCCGGGCGACCGTCGTCCGCGCCGTGACGGCGAAGGCGGCGCTCCGGGTGCTCGCCGTGGCGCACCGCGCCGTGGCGCCGGCAAGCCCGAAGACGGCAAGACTGGAGAATAA
- the rplV gene encoding 50S ribosomal protein L22 has translation MEVKAIHRGARISAQKTRLVADQIRGLPVDKALNVLTFSPKKAAGIVKKVVLSAIANAEHNEGADIDELKIKSIYVDKAASLKRFTARAKGRGNRIEKQSCHITVTVGN, from the coding sequence ATGGAAGTGAAAGCAATTCATCGCGGTGCCCGCATCTCGGCGCAAAAAACGCGCCTTGTGGCTGACCAGATCCGCGGTTTGCCGGTCGACAAGGCGCTGAACGTTCTGACGTTCTCGCCGAAGAAGGCGGCTGGCATCGTGAAGAAGGTTGTGCTGTCGGCAATCGCGAATGCGGAGCACAACGAAGGCGCTGATATCGACGAGCTCAAGATCAAGAGCATCTACGTCGACAAGGCTGCATCGCTCAAGCGTTTCACCGCGCGCGCCAAGGGCCGCGGTAACCGCATCGAGAAGCAATCCTGTCACATCACTGTGACGGTCGGGAATTAA
- the rpsS gene encoding 30S ribosomal protein S19, whose translation MARSVKKGPFCDAHLLKKVEAAAASRDKKPIKTWSRRSTILPDFIGLTIAVHNGRQHVPVYISENMVGHKLGEFALTRTFKGHAADKKAKK comes from the coding sequence ATGGCACGTTCTGTTAAAAAAGGTCCGTTCTGCGACGCCCATTTGCTGAAGAAGGTTGAGGCGGCTGCAGCTTCGCGCGACAAAAAACCGATCAAGACCTGGTCGCGTCGCTCGACGATTCTGCCGGATTTCATCGGCCTGACGATCGCTGTTCACAACGGCCGTCAACACGTTCCGGTGTACATCTCGGAAAACATGGTCGGCCACAAGCTTGGCGAGTTCGCACTGACCCGTACGTTCAAGGGTCACGCGGCCGACAAGAAGGCCAAGAAATAA
- the rplB gene encoding 50S ribosomal protein L2 gives MAIVKVKPTSPGRRAMVKVVNKNLHQGKPFAALLDSQSSTAGRNNNGRITTRHKGGGHKQHYRIVDFRRTKDGIPAKVERLEYDPNRSANIALVLYADGERRYIIAPKGLTVGQQLMSGSEAPIRAGNTLPIRNIPVGTTIHCIEMLPGKGAQMARSAGTSAMLLAREGVYAQVRLRSGEIRRVHIECRATIGEVGNEEHSLRQIGKAGANRWRGIRPTVRGVAMNPVDHPHGGGEGKTAAGRDPVSPWGTPAKGYRTRSNKRTTTMIVQRRHKR, from the coding sequence ATGGCAATCGTTAAAGTTAAGCCGACATCGCCGGGTCGCCGCGCGATGGTCAAGGTGGTCAACAAGAACCTGCACCAGGGCAAGCCGTTCGCGGCACTGCTCGACTCGCAGAGCTCGACCGCCGGCCGTAACAACAACGGTCGTATCACCACGCGTCACAAGGGTGGTGGTCACAAGCAACACTACCGTATCGTCGATTTCCGTCGCACGAAGGACGGCATCCCGGCAAAGGTCGAGCGTCTCGAGTACGACCCGAACCGTAGCGCGAACATCGCGCTGGTGCTCTACGCAGACGGCGAACGTCGCTACATCATCGCCCCGAAGGGTCTGACGGTCGGCCAACAGCTGATGTCGGGTTCGGAAGCGCCGATCCGTGCAGGCAACACGCTGCCGATCCGCAACATTCCGGTCGGTACGACGATCCACTGCATCGAGATGCTGCCGGGCAAGGGCGCGCAAATGGCGCGTTCGGCTGGCACGTCGGCCATGCTGCTGGCACGCGAAGGCGTCTACGCGCAGGTTCGTCTGCGTTCGGGCGAAATCCGCCGCGTGCACATCGAGTGCCGTGCAACGATCGGTGAAGTCGGCAACGAAGAGCATAGCCTGCGCCAAATCGGTAAGGCTGGTGCGAACCGCTGGCGCGGTATCCGCCCGACGGTGCGTGGCGTTGCGATGAACCCGGTTGATCACCCGCACGGTGGTGGTGAGGGCAAGACGGCTGCAGGTCGTGACCCGGTGAGCCCGTGGGGTACGCCGGCTAAGGGTTACCGCACCCGCAGCAACAAGCGCACGACGACGATGATCGTCCAGCGCCGTCACAAGCGTTAA
- the rplW gene encoding 50S ribosomal protein L23 — MSEIRKNDHRLMQVLLAPVISEKATLVADKNEQVVFEVAPDATKQEVKAAVELLFKVEVDSVNVLVQKGKQKRFGRSMGRRKDVKKAYVCLKPGQEINFEAEAK, encoded by the coding sequence ATGAGCGAGATTCGCAAGAACGATCATCGTTTGATGCAGGTCCTGCTCGCACCGGTGATCTCGGAAAAGGCGACGCTGGTTGCCGACAAGAACGAGCAAGTCGTGTTCGAAGTCGCACCGGATGCCACGAAGCAGGAAGTGAAGGCGGCTGTCGAGCTGCTGTTCAAGGTTGAAGTTGATTCGGTCAACGTGCTGGTTCAGAAGGGCAAGCAAAAGCGCTTCGGCCGTTCGATGGGCCGCCGTAAGGACGTGAAGAAGGCGTACGTTTGCCTGAAGCCCGGCCAGGAAATCAACTTTGAAGCGGAGGCCAAGTAA
- the rplD gene encoding 50S ribosomal protein L4: MELKLLNENGQEGAVVNASDVVFGRDYNEALIHQVVVAYQANARQGNRAQKDREQVKHTTKKPWRQKGTGRARAGMSSSPLWRGGGRIFPNSPEENFSHKVNKKMHRAGLCSIFSQLAREGRLSVVEDIILEAPKTKLLADKFKTMGLDSVLIITDTVDENLYLASRNLPHVAIVEPRYADPLSLIYFKKVLVTKAAVAQIEELLS; encoded by the coding sequence ATGGAACTCAAGCTCCTGAATGAAAATGGTCAGGAAGGTGCAGTGGTCAACGCGTCGGACGTCGTGTTCGGTCGTGACTACAACGAAGCGCTGATCCACCAGGTCGTCGTCGCTTACCAGGCGAATGCTCGCCAGGGTAACCGCGCACAGAAGGACCGTGAGCAAGTCAAGCACACCACCAAGAAGCCGTGGCGTCAGAAGGGTACGGGCCGCGCTCGTGCTGGTATGTCGTCGAGCCCGTTGTGGCGTGGCGGTGGTCGCATCTTCCCGAACTCGCCGGAAGAGAACTTCTCGCACAAGGTCAACAAGAAGATGCATCGCGCAGGTCTCTGCTCGATCTTCTCGCAGCTGGCCCGCGAAGGCCGTCTGTCGGTCGTCGAGGACATCATCCTCGAAGCGCCGAAGACCAAGCTGCTGGCTGACAAATTCAAGACCATGGGTCTCGACTCCGTTCTGATCATCACGGACACGGTCGACGAGAACCTGTACCTGGCTTCGCGCAACCTGCCGCACGTGGCGATTGTCGAGCCGCGCTACGCTGACCCGCTGTCGCTGATCTACTTCAAGAAAGTGCTGGTCACGAAGGCTGCGGTCGCCCAGATCGAGGAGTTGCTGTCATGA
- the rplC gene encoding 50S ribosomal protein L3, translating to MSLGLVGRKVGMTRIFTAEGDSIPVTVLDVSDNRVTQIKTVETDGYTAVQVAFGSRRASRVTKPLAGHLAKAGVEAGEILKEFRIDAAKAAELSNGAVVGADLFEVGQKVDVQGVSIGKGYAGTIKRYNFSSGRATHGNSRSHNVPGSIGMAQDPGRVFPGKRMTGHLGDVTVTVQNLEIARIDAERKLLLVKGAIPGAKGGKVFVTPAVKTKGAK from the coding sequence ATGAGCCTTGGACTCGTAGGTCGCAAGGTTGGCATGACCCGTATCTTCACGGCTGAAGGGGATTCGATTCCCGTCACCGTGCTGGACGTGTCGGACAACCGCGTGACGCAGATCAAGACTGTTGAAACCGACGGCTACACGGCCGTGCAGGTTGCATTCGGCTCCCGCCGCGCATCGCGCGTGACGAAGCCGCTGGCAGGTCATCTCGCCAAAGCCGGTGTCGAAGCCGGTGAAATCCTCAAGGAATTCCGCATTGACGCGGCCAAGGCAGCTGAGCTGTCGAATGGCGCCGTGGTCGGTGCTGATCTTTTCGAAGTAGGCCAGAAGGTCGACGTGCAAGGCGTGTCGATCGGTAAGGGCTACGCCGGTACGATCAAGCGTTACAACTTCTCCTCCGGCCGTGCCACGCACGGTAACTCGCGCTCGCACAACGTGCCGGGCTCGATCGGTATGGCGCAGGATCCGGGTCGTGTTTTCCCGGGTAAGCGCATGACGGGTCACCTCGGTGACGTTACGGTGACGGTGCAGAACCTCGAAATCGCTCGTATCGACGCAGAGCGCAAGCTGCTGCTCGTCAAGGGCGCGATTCCGGGCGCGAAGGGCGGCAAGGTTTTCGTGACGCCGGCCGTCAAGACCAAGGGGGCGAAATAA
- the rpsJ gene encoding 30S ribosomal protein S10, giving the protein MQQQKIRIRLKAFDYRLIDQSAAEIVDTAKRTGAIVRGPVPLPTRIQRFDILRSPHVNKTSRDQLEIRTHQRLMDIVDPTDKTVDALMKLDLPAGVDVEIKLQ; this is encoded by the coding sequence ATGCAGCAACAGAAAATCCGCATTCGTCTGAAGGCATTCGACTATCGTCTGATCGATCAATCGGCTGCCGAGATCGTCGATACCGCGAAGCGGACTGGCGCAATCGTCCGTGGCCCGGTGCCGCTGCCGACGCGCATTCAGCGTTTTGACATCCTGCGTTCGCCGCACGTCAACAAGACGTCGCGTGATCAGCTCGAAATCCGCACCCACCAGCGCCTGATGGACATCGTCGATCCGACCGACAAGACGGTTGACGCGCTGATGAAGCTCGATCTGCCGGCTGGCGTCGACGTGGAAATCAAGCTGCAGTAA
- the tuf gene encoding elongation factor Tu → MAKGKFERTKPHVNVGTIGHVDHGKTTLTAAITTVLTKKFGGEAKAYDQIDAAPEEKARGITINTAHVEYETANRHYAHVDCPGHADYVKNMITGAAQMDGAILVCSAADGPMPQTREHILLARQVGVPYIIVFLNKCDMVDDAELLELVEMGSSRTPVEVRLPGRRHADREGFGEAGAGRATRASWGEVAIMSLADALDTYIPTPERAVDGAFLMPVEDVFSISGRGTVVTGRVERGIVKVGEEIEIVGIKPTVKTTCTGVEMFRKLLDQGQAGDNVGILLRGTKREDVERGQVLAKPGSITPHTHFTAEVYVLSKDEGGRHTPFFNNYRPQFYFRTTDVTGSIELPKDKEMVMPGDNVSITVKLIAPIAMEEGLRFAIREGGRTVGAGVVAKIIE, encoded by the coding sequence ATGGCAAAAGGTAAATTCGAGCGGACCAAGCCGCACGTCAACGTTGGTACGATTGGTCACGTTGACCACGGCAAGACGACGCTGACGGCAGCGATTACGACGGTGCTGACGAAGAAGTTCGGCGGCGAAGCGAAGGCATACGACCAGATCGACGCGGCACCGGAAGAAAAGGCGCGCGGCATCACGATCAACACGGCACACGTCGAGTACGAAACGGCTAACCGCCACTACGCACACGTCGACTGCCCGGGCCACGCTGACTATGTGAAGAACATGATCACGGGCGCAGCGCAGATGGACGGCGCGATCCTGGTTTGCTCGGCAGCAGACGGCCCGATGCCGCAAACGCGCGAGCACATCCTGCTGGCCCGTCAGGTTGGCGTTCCGTACATCATCGTGTTCCTGAACAAGTGCGACATGGTGGACGACGCTGAACTGCTCGAGCTGGTCGAGATGGGAAGTTCGCGAACTCCTGTCGAAGTACGACTTCCCGGGCGACGACACGCCGATCGTGAAGGGTTCGGCGAAGCTGGCGCTGGAAGGGCGACACGGGCGAGCTGGGGCGAAGTGGCGATCATGAGCCTGGCAGACGCACTGGACACGTACATCCCGACGCCGGAGCGTGCAGTTGACGGCGCGTTCCTGATGCCGGTGGAAGACGTGTTCTCGATCTCGGGCCGTGGTACGGTTGTGACGGGTCGTGTCGAGCGCGGCATCGTGAAGGTCGGCGAAGAAATCGAAATCGTCGGTATCAAGCCGACGGTGAAGACGACCTGCACGGGCGTTGAAATGTTCCGCAAGCTGCTGGACCAAGGTCAGGCAGGCGACAACGTTGGTATCCTGCTGCGCGGCACGAAGCGTGAAGACGTGGAGCGTGGCCAGGTTCTGGCGAAGCCGGGTTCGATCACGCCGCACACGCACTTCACGGCTGAAGTGTACGTGCTGAGCAAGGACGAAGGCGGCCGTCACACGCCGTTCTTCAACAACTACCGTCCGCAGTTCTACTTCCGTACGACGGACGTGACGGGCTCGATCGAGCTGCCGAAGGACAAGGAAATGGTGATGCCGGGCGACAACGTGTCGATCACGGTGAAGCTGATCGCTCCGATCGCGATGGAAGAAGGTCTGCGCTTCGCAATCCGCGAAGGCGGCCGTACCGTCGGCGCCGGCGTCGTCGCCAAGATCATCGAGTAA
- the fusA gene encoding elongation factor G: MARKTPIERYRNIGISAHIDAGKTTTTERILFYTGVNHKIGEVHDGAATMDWMEQEQERGITITSAATTAFWKGMGGNYPEHRINIIDTPGHVDFTIEVERSMRVLDGACMVYCAVGGVQPQSETVWRQANKYKVPRLAFVNKMDRTGANFFKVYDQLRLRLKANPVPVVVPIGAEEGFKGVVDLIKMKAIIWDEASQGTKFDYVDIPAELADTCNEWREKMVEAAAESSEDLMNQYLEAGSLTEDEIVKGLRDRTIACEIQPMLCGTAFKNKGVQRMLDAVIDFLPSPVDIPPVTGELENGEKTERRASDDEKFSSLAFKIMTDPFVGQLIFFRVYSGVVNSGDTLLNATKGKKERLGRILQMHANQREEIKEVRAGDIAAAVGLKEATTGDTLCDPAHPIVLERMIFPEPVISQAVEPKTKADQEKMGLALNRLAQEDPSFRVQTDEESGQTIISGMGELHLEILVDRMKREFGVEATVGKPQVAYRETIRKSAADVEGKFVKQSGGRGQYGHAVITLERSELGKGYEFIDAIKGGVIPREYIPSVDKGIQETLKSGVLAGFPVVDVKVTLTFGSYHDVDSNENAFRMAGSMAFKEAMRRADPVLLEPMMAVEVETPEDFMGNVMGDLSGRRGIIQGMDDMVGGGKIVRAEVPLSEMFGYSTSLRSLTQGRATYTMEFKHYAEAPKNVAEAIISAKTK; this comes from the coding sequence GTGGCTCGCAAGACTCCTATCGAGCGCTACCGCAATATCGGTATTAGCGCTCACATCGACGCCGGCAAAACGACGACGACCGAGCGCATTCTGTTTTACACCGGTGTGAACCACAAGATCGGTGAAGTCCACGACGGCGCAGCAACGATGGACTGGATGGAGCAGGAACAGGAGCGTGGTATCACGATCACGTCCGCTGCTACCACGGCCTTCTGGAAGGGCATGGGCGGCAACTATCCGGAACACCGCATCAACATCATCGACACCCCGGGCCACGTCGACTTCACGATCGAAGTGGAACGTTCGATGCGCGTGCTCGACGGCGCGTGCATGGTGTACTGCGCAGTGGGCGGCGTGCAGCCGCAGTCGGAAACGGTGTGGCGCCAGGCTAACAAGTACAAGGTGCCCCGTCTCGCGTTCGTCAACAAGATGGACCGTACCGGCGCGAACTTCTTCAAGGTCTACGACCAGCTCCGTCTGCGCCTGAAGGCGAACCCGGTTCCGGTCGTGGTGCCGATCGGTGCGGAAGAAGGCTTCAAGGGCGTCGTCGATCTGATCAAGATGAAGGCGATCATTTGGGACGAGGCGTCGCAAGGCACGAAGTTCGACTACGTCGACATCCCGGCGGAACTCGCCGACACGTGCAACGAGTGGCGTGAAAAGATGGTCGAAGCCGCTGCCGAGTCGAGCGAAGACCTGATGAACCAGTATCTGGAAGCAGGTTCGCTGACGGAAGACGAGATCGTGAAGGGTCTGCGTGACCGTACGATCGCGTGCGAAATCCAGCCGATGCTGTGCGGTACCGCGTTCAAGAACAAGGGCGTGCAGCGTATGCTCGACGCCGTGATCGACTTCCTGCCGTCGCCGGTCGACATTCCGCCGGTTACGGGCGAACTCGAAAACGGTGAGAAGACGGAGCGTCGTGCTTCCGACGACGAGAAGTTCTCGTCGCTCGCGTTCAAGATCATGACCGACCCGTTCGTCGGCCAGCTGATCTTCTTCCGCGTGTACTCGGGCGTCGTCAATTCGGGCGACACGCTGCTCAATGCGACCAAGGGCAAGAAGGAACGTCTCGGCCGTATTCTGCAGATGCACGCGAACCAGCGCGAAGAAATCAAGGAAGTGCGCGCGGGCGACATCGCTGCAGCGGTCGGCCTGAAGGAAGCGACCACGGGCGACACGCTGTGCGATCCGGCACATCCGATCGTGCTCGAACGCATGATTTTCCCGGAGCCGGTGATTTCGCAGGCCGTCGAGCCGAAGACGAAGGCTGACCAGGAAAAGATGGGCCTGGCGCTGAACCGTCTGGCTCAGGAAGATCCGTCGTTCCGCGTGCAGACCGACGAAGAATCGGGTCAAACGATCATTTCGGGCATGGGCGAGCTCCACCTCGAAATTCTGGTTGACCGGATGAAGCGTGAATTCGGCGTGGAAGCGACCGTCGGCAAGCCGCAGGTTGCTTACCGCGAAACCATCCGCAAGTCGGCCGCGGACGTCGAAGGCAAGTTCGTCAAGCAGTCGGGCGGTCGCGGTCAGTACGGCCATGCGGTCATCACGCTCGAGCGCAGCGAACTGGGCAAGGGCTACGAGTTCATCGACGCGATCAAGGGCGGCGTGATTCCGCGCGAATACATTCCGTCGGTTGACAAGGGTATCCAGGAAACGCTGAAGAGCGGCGTGCTGGCAGGCTTCCCGGTCGTCGACGTGAAGGTCACGCTGACGTTCGGTTCGTACCACGACGTTGACTCGAACGAAAATGCGTTCCGCATGGCTGGTTCGATGGCGTTCAAGGAAGCAATGCGCCGCGCTGATCCGGTTCTGCTCGAGCCGATGATGGCCGTGGAAGTGGAAACGCCGGAAGACTTCATGGGTAACGTGATGGGTGACCTGTCGGGTCGCCGCGGCATCATCCAGGGCATGGACGACATGGTGGGCGGCGGCAAGATCGTGCGCGCCGAAGTGCCGCTGTCGGAAATGTTCGGCTATTCCACGTCGCTGCGTTCGCTGACGCAGGGTCGCGCAACGTACACGATGGAGTTCAAGCACTACGCTGAAGCTCCGAAGAACGTTGCAGAAGCGATCATCAGCGCGAAGACGAAGTAA